acacattcataataataaaagtgaaaagtaaaatattcAGGGCACACAATagttaaaaactaatttaaatcgGACACTCGCACCCCCAGTCTTAACAAACTGGTCATTCGTGACAACACAATTCCCAGTtgccttttaaacttttttttatttgctgtactcAATTTAAAAAGACAGACTGAGCATATAGGACAGCGATGAAGCAATCTTagtgacagacaacattcagactGTGtgtacagagattttttttttcttcaagagaaaaaaggtaaaatgcacAAATATTGTATTTACGCATTTGATTGCAGATTTATTtgaaacagtgattaaacattcAGTGATTAAACATTAAGGCccttgtattgaccaatcaggttaaaggaaatccaGTTTCTAATGTCCATTTAAAAGTTCTGATACTTTTCAGTTGAATGCAGTAGATACcattacaataaatactgtaatatatacatgtttaagtAATCATACATGTGGGCTTCTATTTGTTCATCACTTCATTAGTGTAGTGTTAATAGCCTCGAAATGAAACAGCTTCTTCTtaatcattttcttatttttaggtGAGCAAGAGAAGATACTGGTACTCAAGAAACTTTCACTCTGCAATGTCTCCCAATTCAACAACAATGTCTGTGAATGTTACCTTTGGTAGACCACTGTTTTATATTAATGGTTTTTCTAATATGTTGTATGCAAACTATTATTTTATGTTCTTGTCTGTTGTTTATGTTTTAACAATATTAGCCAATGCATTTCTAATGCTAGTAATATGTGTAGAACAAAGTTTACATAACCCCAAATatgttgctgtttttcatttagcTGTAGTTGATACCTGTTGTAGTACAGCGGTAATCCCAAATCTAATTCACACATTCATTTTCAGCTCCCAGTTTATTGTGTTCGAGGCCTGCCTAGCTAAtatgttttttgtgcatttttttaatggattgcAGTCCCTTTCTCTTGTGCTGTTGGCATATGACAGAGTAATTGCCATATGTTTCCCATTGCATTATCACACAATCAATACTAACACTAGAATGATTATAATTATAGTTGTATTTTGGGTATTCTTCTCAGTTATGTTGCTTGTCGTGGTCCTTTTAGTTGCACGGCTGTCCTTCTGTAAATCTACAGTgattgacagttttttttgtgATCATGGACCTGTTTGCAAACTGGCCTGTAATGACATATCAGCCAATTCCATTTTTGCTAAACTCttaattgcattatttttaattttaccaATGGTCCTCATTATATTGTCATATGCATGCATTGtatttcaactttttaaaattacatctAGAGAGGGTAAAAGAAAAGCTCTTAAAACATGTACCTCCCATTTAATATtggtaataatattttttttgccaaTATTAGTGACATATGCAACAGCAATGGTCTCTGCTATTCATCCCAATGCTAGAATCTTAAATAACTCATTGTCTGCTACCATTCCACCTCTCTTGAACCCCATCATTTACACTCTGAAAACTGAAGAAATAATGGAAGCGattaaaaagttatataaaaaaactaGATTTTCTTGAAACAAAGTTGATATTAGTAGGGTATAAGTTTACACCTACTGAGTGCATCatattatgttaaaatatatataaaaaatatacaaaatacaggtatatactgtaacatgttAATGGAGAAAATGACCCTACGGCAGATGTTCATGTATAATTCATCTGGAATGAGTGATGATTTGTGATAGCCTGTTGTGTTAGTTTTTATTTGCCTTGGGTCTTAGTCATGTTTACTAAAGCTCctatattttacaatgttttaacaGACACATCTATTTTGATTGTAATTTAGTCCATGTGTGAAGAAAGGTGAAACTGTGAAATACTTACAGAAAGCAAATATTAGAAGTTcaattctttaaaatataaaatattgtagaaatctgtgtgtgtgttgaattgGCTGTAACGCTGAGATGACTTGTGAGTGTAACAGTTCTTGGATTAaactacagtgtttttatttaatggtgACTGACTTAATTAATCAATTGAATCATTGTTCCTTTCAGCAAAACATCAGACAGTAATGTTATATTAAACTTTAATGCCATTAAGACATCACCTTTTTGTATTCTTTGCATTGTTAAAAACAGCATCGGCAGATGCACGAcacaaagcatttaaaacatgtaccTCACATGTAACCCTTTCCTGCCCATATTTACTTCTAAAGCTCTGAAAATTAAGCaattcataaaattacaaaaacacaaacactgcaagTAGGGGCGTGTGATTTATTCTGAGCTGTGCTTTGACTACACACCTGATAACAATATGAAATAAGATCTACAGGTCGTACCTCTTTGATCTGAAGTTATTCCTGTACATCTCTACAAGCATGTTATGCTTGTGTGCCTGTCACAGATTACTTTggtgagtgacgtcagaccagggatgAGACAGACAACAGTCAGCACTGGAGTAATGaagtaatgaatgaatgaactggTGTGCtgattttttgaaaaataaaaggtttgaacagaaTCAAACACTGAactcaaaacaaaatggcaagaTGGCCAAAATAGaccgacaaaacaaaacactctatAAACAAGTATCGCTCTGGTCCAAATACAGAGCcagagctgcttgtttttatattgtggccgagggattaactggctatcagttACCTAGTTTATCCCCCAATCACAGAGCTTTCTCATATGCATGGCCAACatccagtttgtcaataatcacttgctgttCACCACGCATTCTCATGATTTTATCTAGATAGGGCATTTTAGACCCACCCAGactgtcaaacaataataataaaactgtatttttacacacaagcaatacattttaaataataataataataataataataataataataataataataataataataataataataatacatatgcacAGTGGGGCGTGGTGTACCCTATCAGAGTGCCCCTCCCATGTGCTGACTGCACTGATTACACACGTGTTAACAACATGAAAGACAATATACAGTTCATACCTCCTTGACCTGAAGTTAATCCTGTAGAGCTCTACAAGCATGTCATGCATGTGTGCCCCTCCCATGTGCTGACTGCACTGCTTCACAGCTAATGGTTCTGGAACCTGTACCTGCTGCTTTTTACCAACAGCAACATTTTACATCGAAGCTGGTGTGCACTTAATGAAAGATGAGGTCAGGTACACATATTTGTTGACAAACAGATTTATGCATTTGCATTCATGGATGATCGAGTGCATTGCAGAGAATACAGATCTGTTTGTTCAGCTAACTGAACAAAAAGATTGTCTGAAAACATTTGCTTCAAGCACTGGTAAGGTGTAAGTTCACTGTGTGGAGTTGGTGGCAGTTGGTCCTTTTATTCGGTGCTCACAATGTCTAATTCAGCCATTATTCACGCTAAAGTTATGCTTTTCTTTAGTTCCCGTTCTTGCACCATTTAGGTTgggttttgctttttgctttaccATGGATTGCATTACAAAGGGGCTCATCTTCATCTTCAGTTGTCTAGTAAACTGGTATCACCTACTTTTCCGGCCATGGTACATAATCAACATCATCATCCTCACTAGCACTCTTTCCCCTTTTACATTATCTATTTCTATCTGAAAGCCAATATCTGGAAGCTGAAATACAcattgattgtctctgatcacCTGCAGGTACAGCTATACCTGTACATCTGTTCTTTGCCTTTTGTTTAACATATTTGTTGGTATTACTGtcgccaaaacaaacaaataaaaaacccaACAAAGATTACATTAATTACTAACAAATCTAACAAAATAGTGTTTAGAACATCTTAGCTCATGTAAATAGATGTAGATTGACACAGGAAATTCAAACCTTCAAATTAAACAGTctagatcac
The Polyodon spathula isolate WHYD16114869_AA chromosome 9, ASM1765450v1, whole genome shotgun sequence genome window above contains:
- the LOC121321179 gene encoding olfactory receptor 1-like is translated as MSPNSTTMSVNVTFGRPLFYINGFSNMLYANYYFMFLSVVYVLTILANAFLMLVICVEQSLHNPKYVAVFHLAVVDTCCSTAVIPNLIHTFIFSSQFIVFEACLANMFFVHFFNGLQSLSLVLLAYDRVIAICFPLHYHTINTNTRMIIIIVVFWVFFSVMLLVVVLLVARLSFCKSTVIDSFFCDHGPVCKLACNDISANSIFAKLLIALFLILPMVLIILSYACIVFQLFKITSREGKRKALKTCTSHLILVIIFFLPILVTYATAMVSAIHPNARILNNSLSATIPPLLNPIIYTLKTEEIMEAIKKLYKKTRFS